GTTTTGATGGAATGAATGGCTTGTAAGGGAAAACACGCGCATCCCGAGCTCTCCCACCCTTGCTATAGGAATAGGATGTACTCTGTAGCTGAACACACGCCCCCTGGGACGGAGCCGCCGCATCCCTCCTTTCCCCAGGGACGGATGGTGCAAGAAAGGCCCAAGGGTTGGATTTCCTGGCCTTAAACCCATTCTCCTTGTCTCCCAGTTCCCTCCACATTTCCTACAAATCGTTCAAGGCTCAAAGTGACAGTTACCTCCGACATGTataaaagacatatttttctcttcccttctcttagGGTTAAGCAACATCATCGGCATCATAGTTTATATATCAGCCAATGCCGGAGACCCCGGGCAGCGTGACTCCAAAAAAAGCTACTCCTATGGCTGGTCCTTTTATTTCGGGGCCTTCTCTTTCATCATCGCAGAAATCGTGGGAGTTGTTGCTGTGCACATCTACATAGAAAAACATCAGCAGCTACGTGCCAAATCCCACTCGGAGCTCCTGAAGAAATCTACCTTTGCTCGCCTTCCACCCTACAGGTATAGATTCCGGAGGCGGTCAAGTTCTCGCTCCACGGAGCCCAGATCCCGAGACCTGTCCCCCATCAGCAAAGGCTTCCACACCATCCCTTCCACTGACATCTCCATGTTCACCCTCTCCCGGGACCCCTCAAAGATCACCATGGGGACCCTCCTCAATTCCGACCGGGACCACGCTTTTCTACAGTTCCACAATTCCACGCCCAAAGAGTTCAAAGAGTCGCTGCATAATAATCCGGCCAACAGGCGCACCACGCCCGTCTGAACTTGACCTCTGCCCTCTGGCCTCCGCCCCAGCACAGCCTCGGAGGCAACGTACAGAGGCGGCTTTGAGGTTGCATGGCATGGTCCTCGTGATGGTATTACTTTTTACAAAGAATGAAACCAAATGGACTCAGCCCTCTCCCACACTTGGCCCCTGGCGCTCCGggtcccaccccgcccccaccccccaccgttCCTTCCCGACTTTTCAAGCCAATCCCATGATGTCAttcctctctctgtgtatctgtgccacatgttttcctctcttccttctttactgGAAGGACCTGCACATTCTTCCCTCCTTGGAAGAGGACTTTATTCAAAGTCACGGGTGGTGGCTGGGGGGGGAGTGGGATCCCCGATTCCCCAGGCGCGTGCAATTGTCCCCATTGCCCACTCACACAAATCCTCGGGACACcaaccacccaggtggccctgaagGAGGCATTCACCTTTACGTGTTAGAAAAACATGACCAGAAATCAAAGATGTCAGAGCCCCAAAGCAGCTAATGTAATAAGCACCCATGTTATTAAAGGTTTTGCCTTGTTGTAACCAACCAAGCTGGGGGTGTTTTGTTTCTTCCGGCTACTTCCTACACAGACTCGTTGCCTCCCACAGGACTGGCTCACCTCTGTGTTGGAAGTTGAGTTTTGCTCATCTAACCGCCAGGAAGTTTCCCGGCCATCCCAACACCCCTTAAGACCAGCAAGCTGCCCCCGCCAATGTCAGAGTCAGCATTGTCCCTCACCTGAGTCCCTGAAGGCTAGCTGGGGGCAAgcgtgtgttaaaaaaaaaatctggctctGGCACCCAGGAGCTCCAGGAGCTGGGGCGAGTCCACCTCACCTTCAAGCCTcggtcttctcatctgtaaagtggaacaCGGTATAGCACCCTCCTCCACAGAGCCGTGAGGCTCAACTAAAATGCCATGTGCAAAATGAGTAGCACATTGTGAATAAGTGATATATGTAGTTTTAGTTTTGGGATGCAGTCTAAGCAGCGTGAGCATTATCtgagtcagcttgggctgctacaacaaaaaAGCACCCTAGACAGGGTGGCTGACACCGCAGACGTTTCTTTCTCAccgtcctggaggctgggaagtccaagctCAGGGAGGGTGCAAGCAGATTTGGTTCTCAGTGAGTGTGGGGCCTCCCGATTGGGTGGGGGCGGGTGGCACAGGCCAGGGAAGAATTCACCCGAGGCggaacaaaagagataaaagtttATGGAATACACCACAAGGGAGCAGCGGATAGGACAGACAGACTgtctgccaggaggcaggggtgaggggccaTAGTCCCAGGGCAGAGTGAAGGAGTATGGGGGCAGATGGAATTTTCCCTTCCTTGGAAATCTTAGGTTGGTTGTAAATAGTCCACTGGTCGGTTAGGGCCTATGGCTTAATGAGCCTGTTTGCGTTCAGCCTGGTGGTCTCTGTGGGCCCTTTTGC
The sequence above is drawn from the Neomonachus schauinslandi chromosome 5, ASM220157v2, whole genome shotgun sequence genome and encodes:
- the CACNG3 gene encoding voltage-dependent calcium channel gamma-3 subunit, with amino-acid sequence MRMCDRGIQMLITTVGAFAAFSLMTIAVGTDYWLYSRGVCRTKSTSDNETSRKNEEVMTHSGLWRTCCLEGAFRGVCKKIDHFPEDADYEQDTAEYLLRAVRASSVFPILSVTLLFFGGLCVAASEFHRSRHNVILSAGIFFVSAGLSNIIGIIVYISANAGDPGQRDSKKSYSYGWSFYFGAFSFIIAEIVGVVAVHIYIEKHQQLRAKSHSELLKKSTFARLPPYRYRFRRRSSSRSTEPRSRDLSPISKGFHTIPSTDISMFTLSRDPSKITMGTLLNSDRDHAFLQFHNSTPKEFKESLHNNPANRRTTPV